A single genomic interval of Noviherbaspirillum saxi harbors:
- the purD gene encoding phosphoribosylamine--glycine ligase — MKILVVGSGGREHALAWKLAQSERIQMVYVAPGNGGTSLDPRLQNVDISDPVWLAQFAIKEHIALTVVGPEVPLAAGIVNIFREQGLKIFGPTKEAAQLESSKDFAKSFMKRHRIPTADYQTFSDPQAARKYINQKGAPIVIKADGLAAGKGVVVAMTVDEAHAAVDMMLSDNKLGDAGARVVIEEFLDGEEASFIVMVDGKHVLPLATSQDHKRLKDNDEGPNTGGMGAYSPAPIVTPSLHARIMREIINPTVLGMSKDGIPFTGFLYAGLMIDDKGNPKTLEFNCRMGDPETQPIMARLKTDLVTVMEHAVNGTLDEVELEWDRRTALGVVMAAAGYPDAPRKGDAITGIPAENPECVTFHAGTTMADGKLITSGGRVLCVVGLGDNVKMAQKHAYDAVEQIHFDGAQLRRDIGWRALKRHG; from the coding sequence ATGAAAATTCTGGTAGTCGGTTCAGGCGGCCGCGAACATGCCCTGGCTTGGAAGCTTGCACAATCCGAGAGGATACAAATGGTTTATGTGGCGCCGGGCAACGGCGGCACTTCCCTCGATCCACGCCTGCAAAATGTCGACATCTCGGACCCGGTATGGCTTGCGCAGTTTGCGATCAAGGAACATATCGCGCTGACAGTCGTGGGTCCGGAGGTTCCGCTCGCGGCGGGCATCGTCAATATTTTCCGCGAACAGGGCCTGAAGATTTTCGGGCCGACGAAGGAAGCCGCCCAACTCGAAAGCTCGAAGGATTTCGCCAAGTCCTTCATGAAACGGCATCGCATTCCGACCGCCGATTACCAGACGTTTTCGGATCCGCAGGCGGCACGCAAGTACATCAACCAGAAAGGCGCTCCCATCGTCATCAAGGCTGACGGCCTGGCTGCCGGCAAGGGCGTGGTTGTCGCGATGACCGTCGATGAAGCGCATGCCGCAGTCGACATGATGCTGTCCGATAACAAACTGGGCGATGCCGGCGCACGCGTGGTGATTGAAGAGTTTCTCGACGGCGAGGAAGCCAGCTTTATCGTCATGGTCGATGGCAAGCATGTGCTGCCGCTGGCGACTAGCCAGGATCACAAGCGCCTGAAAGACAATGATGAAGGTCCGAATACCGGCGGCATGGGTGCGTATTCCCCGGCGCCGATCGTGACGCCGTCGCTGCACGCGCGCATCATGCGCGAAATCATCAACCCGACGGTACTGGGCATGAGCAAGGATGGCATTCCCTTCACCGGCTTCTTGTATGCCGGCCTGATGATCGATGACAAGGGCAATCCGAAAACGCTGGAATTCAATTGCCGCATGGGCGATCCGGAAACCCAGCCCATCATGGCGCGCCTGAAGACCGACCTGGTGACCGTGATGGAACATGCGGTCAACGGCACGCTCGACGAAGTCGAACTGGAATGGGACCGCCGCACCGCATTGGGTGTCGTGATGGCCGCCGCCGGCTATCCCGATGCGCCGCGCAAGGGCGATGCAATTACCGGCATCCCGGCCGAAAACCCGGAATGCGTGACTTTCCATGCGGGCACGACGATGGCCGACGGCAAGCTGATCACTTCGGGCGGACGCGTGCTATGCGTCGTCGGTCTTGGCGACAATGTCAAAATGGCACAGAAGCATGCCTATGACGCGGTGGAACAGATCCATTTTGACGGCGCTCAACTCCGTCGCGATATCGGCTGGCGCGCATTGAAGCGCCACGGATAA
- the rsfS gene encoding ribosome silencing factor — protein sequence MDIKKLQSTVIDALEDVKAQDIRVYDTIHLTSMFDRLAIASGTSNRQTKALAASVRDKVKEKGGHIVSIEGEDTGEWVLVDLGDMVVHIMQPAIREYYRLEEIWGDKEVKFGAAKRISKRTASEDMAEEAPKKRSRHLVASQTTVDDEPKKPARKTAVKKTAAKTASTRTPKAPTGKTVKVAATKTAAPRKTAAKRSTKKAAE from the coding sequence ATGGACATCAAAAAACTGCAATCCACCGTAATCGACGCCCTTGAGGACGTCAAGGCCCAGGACATCCGGGTCTACGACACGATCCATCTGACGAGCATGTTCGACCGCCTCGCTATCGCCTCCGGCACCTCCAATCGACAAACCAAGGCCCTGGCCGCATCGGTACGCGACAAGGTCAAGGAAAAAGGCGGCCATATCGTCAGTATCGAAGGTGAAGACACCGGCGAATGGGTACTGGTCGACCTCGGCGACATGGTGGTACACATCATGCAGCCGGCCATCCGCGAGTATTACCGTCTTGAAGAAATCTGGGGCGACAAGGAAGTCAAGTTCGGCGCAGCCAAACGTATTTCCAAGCGTACTGCTTCCGAAGACATGGCAGAAGAAGCGCCGAAGAAGCGTTCGCGCCACCTGGTCGCAAGCCAGACGACGGTCGACGACGAACCCAAGAAACCGGCCCGCAAGACCGCCGTCAAGAAAACAGCCGCCAAAACCGCGTCCACCAGGACACCGAAGGCGCCTACCGGCAAGACTGTAAAAGTCGCCGCCACCAAGACTGCCGCACCGCGCAAAACGGCGGCCAAACGCAGTACCAAGAAAGCGGCAGAATAA
- a CDS encoding YebC/PmpR family DNA-binding transcriptional regulator, giving the protein MAGHSKWANIKHKKAATDAKRGKIWTRLIKEITVAARLGGGDIAANPRLRLAVDKAADANMPKDNVNRAIQRGTGGLDGANYEEIRYEGYGINGAAIIVDCMTDNRVRTVAEVRHAFSKFGGNMGTEGSVAFMFKHCGQLFFAPGTNEDALMEAALEAGAEDVLTDDEGGIEVITPPHDFSAVKDALEKAGFKAEMAEILMKPATETVFAGDDAVKMQKLLDALENLDDVQEVYTNAIIEE; this is encoded by the coding sequence ATGGCTGGACACAGTAAATGGGCCAATATCAAACATAAAAAAGCCGCGACCGATGCGAAGCGCGGCAAGATCTGGACACGCCTGATCAAGGAAATCACGGTCGCGGCCCGCCTGGGCGGCGGCGATATCGCCGCCAATCCCCGCCTGCGCCTGGCTGTCGACAAGGCGGCTGACGCCAACATGCCAAAAGATAACGTCAATCGCGCAATCCAGCGCGGTACCGGCGGTCTGGATGGCGCCAACTATGAAGAAATCCGCTACGAAGGCTATGGCATCAACGGTGCAGCCATCATCGTCGATTGCATGACTGACAACCGGGTGCGCACCGTGGCCGAGGTACGCCATGCATTTTCCAAGTTCGGCGGCAACATGGGGACCGAAGGTTCGGTCGCCTTCATGTTCAAGCATTGCGGCCAGCTGTTTTTCGCGCCGGGCACCAATGAAGACGCCTTGATGGAAGCCGCGCTGGAAGCCGGCGCCGAAGATGTACTGACCGACGACGAAGGCGGTATCGAAGTGATCACGCCGCCGCACGATTTCTCCGCAGTCAAGGATGCGCTGGAAAAAGCGGGTTTCAAAGCCGAAATGGCCGAAATCCTCATGAAGCCGGCAACCGAAACCGTCTTTGCCGGCGACGACGCGGTAAAAATGCAGAAATTGCTGGACGCGCTGGAAAACCTCGACGATGTGCAAGAGGTCTATACCAACGCCATTATCGAAGAGTGA
- the rng gene encoding ribonuclease G encodes MSEDILINITPQETRVALILQGAVQELHIERTLSRGMAGNIYLGKVVRVLPGMQSAFIDIGLERAAFLHVADIWEARPHDNSNTPATPIEKLLYDGQAIMVQVIKDPIGTKGARLSTQISIAGRMLVYLPQDSHIGISQRIEKEAEREQLKSRVQKLLPAEEKGGFIIRTMAEEASESDLQMDVDYLRKTWATITQQAKTRPAPNLLYQDLNLAQRVLRDFVNDETATIQIDSRENFQMLQQFGNTYTPSVLSKLVHYTGERPLFDLYGVEEEIQRALGRRVDLKSGGYLIVDQTEAMTTIDVNTGSYVNGRNFDDTIFKTNLEAAHAIARQLRLRNLGGIIILDFIDMENTEHRSAVLAELNKALSRDRTKVSVSNFSALGLVEMTRKRTRESLAHILCEVCPACSGKGQVKTARTICYEILRELLREAKQFNPREFRILASQVVVDMFLEEESQHLAMLGDFIGKPISLQVENLYHQEQYDIILM; translated from the coding sequence ATGAGCGAAGACATCCTCATCAATATCACTCCCCAGGAAACACGGGTCGCCCTGATTCTCCAGGGAGCGGTGCAGGAACTCCATATCGAGCGCACGCTGTCGCGCGGCATGGCGGGCAATATCTATCTCGGCAAGGTGGTTCGGGTGCTGCCCGGCATGCAGTCGGCGTTCATCGACATCGGGCTCGAACGCGCGGCCTTCCTGCATGTCGCCGATATCTGGGAAGCGCGGCCGCACGACAACTCGAATACGCCGGCCACCCCCATCGAAAAGCTTTTGTACGATGGCCAGGCGATCATGGTGCAGGTCATCAAAGATCCGATCGGCACCAAGGGTGCGCGCCTGTCGACGCAAATTTCTATCGCCGGTCGCATGCTGGTCTACCTGCCGCAGGATTCGCATATCGGCATTTCGCAGCGCATCGAAAAGGAAGCCGAGCGCGAGCAGCTGAAAAGCCGTGTGCAAAAACTGCTGCCGGCGGAAGAAAAAGGCGGTTTCATTATCCGCACCATGGCCGAGGAAGCATCGGAGTCCGACCTGCAGATGGACGTCGATTACCTGCGCAAGACCTGGGCCACGATTACGCAACAAGCGAAGACCCGGCCCGCGCCGAATCTGCTGTATCAGGATCTGAATCTGGCTCAGCGCGTGCTGCGCGATTTCGTCAATGACGAAACCGCGACGATACAGATCGACTCGCGCGAAAATTTCCAGATGCTGCAGCAATTCGGCAATACCTATACGCCGTCTGTGCTGTCCAAGCTCGTACACTACACCGGCGAACGGCCGCTCTTCGATTTGTACGGCGTGGAGGAAGAAATCCAGCGCGCGCTCGGACGGCGCGTCGACCTGAAATCAGGCGGCTACCTGATCGTCGATCAGACCGAGGCGATGACCACGATCGATGTCAATACCGGTAGCTACGTCAACGGCCGCAATTTCGATGACACGATCTTCAAGACCAACCTGGAAGCCGCGCATGCGATCGCGCGCCAGCTGCGTTTGCGCAATCTGGGCGGCATCATCATCCTCGACTTCATCGACATGGAGAATACCGAGCACCGCAGCGCGGTGCTGGCCGAATTGAACAAGGCGTTGTCGCGCGACCGCACCAAGGTATCGGTCTCGAATTTCTCTGCCCTCGGGCTGGTCGAAATGACGCGCAAGCGCACTCGCGAATCGCTGGCGCATATCCTGTGCGAAGTCTGCCCCGCCTGCTCCGGCAAGGGGCAGGTGAAGACTGCGCGCACCATATGCTACGAGATCCTGCGTGAACTGCTACGCGAAGCAAAGCAGTTCAACCCGCGTGAATTCCGCATCCTCGCATCCCAGGTCGTGGTCGACATGTTTCTGGAAGAAGAGTCACAGCATCTGGCAATGCTGGGCGATTTCATTGGCAAGCCGATTTCACTGCAAGTGGAGAACCTCTATCATCAGGAGCAGTACGACATCATTCTGATGTAG
- a CDS encoding EAL domain-containing protein — MSVRNLNEPDLSESLISLLKTWDAESDWLGIEVTESSVMQDPEKSISELDLLMNRGFRFFIDDFGVGYSSLRHLMQWPVDVIKIDHRFTSSCGWERGPAGGRITGSRSASSAANIGITQITTSTSLPSKARDDQFVLTKALSEKYGLKIRRSGLRIWHTTIRS, encoded by the coding sequence CTGTCGGTACGCAATCTGAATGAACCGGACCTTTCTGAAAGTCTGATTTCTCTTCTCAAGACCTGGGACGCGGAATCGGACTGGCTAGGGATAGAGGTTACTGAAAGCAGCGTGATGCAAGACCCGGAGAAATCAATTTCCGAGCTTGATCTTCTGATGAACAGAGGATTTCGGTTTTTTATCGATGACTTCGGGGTGGGGTATTCCTCGCTAAGACACTTGATGCAATGGCCGGTTGACGTGATCAAGATCGACCACAGATTCACTAGTTCCTGCGGTTGGGAACGGGGGCCTGCTGGGGGCCGAATCACGGGTTCTCGAAGCGCCTCGTCTGCCGCCAATATTGGTATCACGCAGATCACAACCTCTACATCTTTGCCATCGAAAGCACGCGACGATCAATTCGTACTCACTAAGGCTTTGTCGGAAAAGTATGGATTGAAAATCAGACGGAGTGGATTGAGGATATGGCACACGACTATACGTTCTTGA
- the rlmH gene encoding 23S rRNA (pseudouridine(1915)-N(3))-methyltransferase RlmH: MQLVIAAVGHKMPGWIEDGFAEYAKRMPPECRIQLKEIKPVERSGSKTAETVMALERAKIEAAIPKASRIVALDERGKDITTMQLSRLLTEWQQDGRDVTFVIGGADGLDAGLKASADMLVRISSLTLPHGMVRVLLAEQLYRAWSITQNHPYHRV; this comes from the coding sequence ATGCAGCTTGTCATAGCGGCGGTCGGGCACAAGATGCCGGGCTGGATCGAAGACGGCTTTGCCGAATACGCCAAGCGTATGCCGCCGGAATGCCGTATCCAGCTCAAGGAAATAAAGCCGGTCGAGCGCTCCGGCAGCAAGACTGCCGAAACCGTGATGGCGCTGGAACGCGCCAAGATCGAAGCGGCGATTCCAAAGGCATCGCGCATTGTCGCTCTGGACGAGCGCGGCAAGGACATTACGACGATGCAACTGTCGCGACTTCTAACGGAGTGGCAACAAGACGGCCGGGATGTTACATTCGTGATAGGCGGTGCCGACGGGCTCGATGCCGGCCTGAAGGCTTCGGCCGACATGCTGGTCAGGATATCGAGCCTGACCCTGCCGCACGGGATGGTGCGCGTGCTCCTCGCGGAGCAACTGTATCGCGCATGGTCCATCACCCAGAATCATCCGTATCACCGAGTATAA
- a CDS encoding helicase HerA-like C-terminal domain-containing protein gives MPIKPLLIAKHQDIDLALLPSLANRHGCITGATGTGKTVTLQALAQALSDIGVPVFMADVKGDLSGLAKPGSATPRIKERLDLLTLEEHAWAACPVTFWDVFGEKGHPVRATVSDLGPLLLSRMLNLNEVQQGVLQLVFKVADDHGLLLLDLKDLRAMLQHVGENAAEIQTEYGNISAASIGAIQRGLIAIDEQGGDRFFGEPMLNIDDFMQTDARGKGVVNILAADKLLHSPRLYAIFLLWMLAELFEHLPEVGDLEKPKLVFFFDEAHLLFDEAPKPLLQKIEQVVRLIRSKGVGVYFVTQNPLDIPDTVLGQLGNRVQHALRAYTPRDQKAVQTAAETFRPNPKLDTAQVITELGVGEALVSFLDEKGRPNIVERAFIIPPASQIGPITDVERDEFIASSIIAGVYEKSVDRKSAYEKLKGRVATQMRDKEEVQPAKRGRASSSATAASRQDAEPAPQEGGSSFGDSVRDAMGGLFGSGGVGRRKDTMVEAMAKSAARSIGSQVGREIIRGVLGSIMKR, from the coding sequence ATGCCCATCAAACCCTTGCTGATCGCCAAACACCAGGATATCGACCTTGCCTTGTTGCCCAGTCTGGCCAACCGCCACGGGTGTATCACCGGTGCGACCGGAACCGGCAAGACAGTAACGCTGCAGGCCTTGGCGCAGGCGCTGTCGGACATCGGGGTGCCGGTCTTCATGGCCGATGTCAAGGGCGATCTGTCGGGCCTGGCCAAGCCGGGTTCGGCAACGCCACGGATCAAGGAAAGGCTGGACCTGCTGACGCTGGAAGAACACGCCTGGGCCGCCTGCCCGGTCACGTTCTGGGACGTGTTTGGCGAAAAAGGCCATCCGGTGCGCGCCACCGTATCCGACCTGGGACCGCTGCTGCTGTCGCGCATGTTGAACCTGAACGAGGTACAGCAAGGCGTCCTGCAACTGGTATTCAAGGTCGCCGACGACCATGGATTGCTGTTGCTCGATTTGAAAGATTTGCGAGCCATGCTCCAGCATGTCGGCGAAAACGCCGCCGAAATCCAGACCGAATACGGCAATATCTCGGCGGCCAGCATCGGCGCAATCCAGCGCGGCCTGATCGCCATCGATGAACAGGGCGGCGACCGCTTCTTCGGCGAACCCATGCTCAACATCGACGATTTCATGCAGACCGATGCGCGTGGCAAGGGCGTCGTCAACATCCTGGCGGCGGACAAGTTGCTGCATTCACCGCGTCTGTACGCGATTTTCCTGCTATGGATGCTGGCCGAACTGTTTGAGCACCTGCCGGAAGTGGGCGATCTGGAAAAGCCGAAACTGGTGTTTTTCTTTGACGAAGCCCATCTGCTGTTCGATGAAGCGCCCAAGCCGCTACTGCAAAAGATCGAGCAGGTGGTCCGCCTGATCCGCTCCAAGGGCGTCGGCGTGTATTTCGTCACCCAGAACCCGCTGGATATCCCGGACACGGTGCTCGGCCAGCTCGGCAATCGCGTCCAGCATGCTTTGCGCGCCTATACGCCGCGTGATCAGAAAGCGGTGCAGACCGCGGCTGAAACCTTCCGCCCGAATCCCAAACTGGATACCGCGCAAGTCATTACCGAACTGGGGGTTGGTGAAGCGCTGGTTTCTTTCCTCGACGAAAAAGGCCGTCCTAACATCGTCGAACGTGCATTCATCATACCGCCGGCATCGCAGATCGGGCCGATTACCGATGTTGAACGCGATGAGTTCATCGCCAGCTCCATCATTGCCGGCGTCTATGAAAAATCGGTAGACCGCAAATCGGCCTATGAAAAACTGAAAGGTCGCGTCGCCACGCAGATGCGGGACAAGGAAGAAGTACAGCCCGCCAAACGTGGGCGTGCATCCTCGTCCGCCACAGCTGCATCACGGCAAGATGCGGAACCTGCTCCGCAGGAAGGCGGCTCATCGTTCGGTGATTCGGTGCGCGATGCCATGGGCGGCCTGTTCGGCAGCGGTGGCGTTGGCCGACGCAAGGATACGATGGTCGAAGCAATGGCGAAATCGGCCGCGCGCAGCATTGGATCGCAGGTCGGTCGCGAAATCATTCGCGGCGTGCTCGGTTCCATCATGAAGCGATAG
- a CDS encoding nicotinate-nucleotide adenylyltransferase yields the protein MGINRCIALLGGSFDPVHNGHVALGNFFSTLLAPDELRLLPAGNPWQKSALRATPAQRIDMLRIAFAHLSVPLIIDEQEIRRQTPTYTIDTLQTLRAELGPDVSIAFLIGADQLQQLHTWKEWQSLFDHAHICAASRPGFDMAQLAPEVARAFSRRLASAEQIRTTPHGLAYLASTLAYDISATQIRSALQHGEPVHALVPAGVLDYLQQHHLYTS from the coding sequence ATGGGTATAAACCGCTGCATCGCATTGCTGGGAGGCAGCTTCGACCCGGTACATAACGGCCATGTGGCGTTGGGAAACTTTTTCTCCACTCTGCTCGCTCCGGATGAGCTGCGCTTGCTGCCGGCGGGTAATCCATGGCAAAAATCGGCATTACGTGCAACGCCTGCACAGCGCATCGATATGCTGCGCATCGCCTTTGCACATCTTTCCGTTCCGCTGATCATCGACGAACAGGAAATCCGGCGCCAGACGCCGACCTATACGATAGACACGCTGCAGACATTGCGTGCAGAACTCGGTCCGGACGTGTCGATCGCCTTTCTGATCGGCGCTGACCAGTTGCAGCAGCTGCATACCTGGAAAGAATGGCAGTCGCTGTTCGACCATGCGCATATTTGCGCCGCCTCGCGTCCCGGCTTCGACATGGCGCAATTGGCGCCGGAAGTTGCGCGCGCCTTTTCACGCCGGCTTGCGAGCGCAGAACAGATTCGCACGACGCCGCATGGTTTAGCCTACTTGGCCTCCACGCTTGCATACGATATTTCAGCCACGCAAATTCGTTCAGCACTTCAACATGGCGAGCCCGTCCACGCGCTCGTTCCAGCCGGGGTGCTAGACTATCTCCAACAACATCATCTTTATACAAGCTAA
- a CDS encoding MEDS domain-containing protein — MDDLPDKNTCKHIVQFYANEDHLLDSVSAFIGSGLLTGDLAILIATEPHLAALRQRLKKEVGESAASMLHDQRHCLFLDADKVLPSILIDGWPDQQRFNEVIGHLINSFSAGADRHVRAFGEMVALLCEQGKHDAAIRVEELWNGLAKHYSFTLLCGYPLSVFPADQHTRAINDICHLHSRVCPAEAEYGECVTEEGHLTLVRLQHQTYALKAEAERRKRAEEALRDHERLLIQRTDALTQANVQLKDEVEKRKRSEKELLHTQYVLTHAQSVAHLGSWEIDATTAELTCSDEFYRICGLEPQSRKLDLEFSLSIVHPDDQQATRAAVAATRKHGLPYNIEKRIIRPDGSVRYVLSKGHPVYNEKQELVTMIGSFMDITERKLAERALQQSHDDLRRLTAHQQKLKEEERKRIAREIHDELGGVLTGLKAYLTVAIQNAEDAGMAPDKLLIEASHFIDGAVESVRRIISDLRPSVLDQLGVWAAIEWYADRIATQTGLSCQCMITRTAADIELDTERSTMLFRIVQEALTNVIRHANASEVRIGVGYQDNCIIIEVEDDGKGIDTDNFPQRESWGIRGMYERVRYFGGEFVITGMPGQGTILMLKLPLQSPHVC; from the coding sequence ATGGATGACCTTCCGGATAAAAATACATGTAAACACATCGTTCAGTTTTATGCGAATGAGGACCATCTTCTAGATTCCGTTTCCGCATTTATTGGCAGTGGTCTTTTGACCGGCGATCTCGCTATTCTTATTGCCACTGAGCCGCATCTTGCCGCTCTCCGCCAGCGCCTAAAAAAAGAAGTTGGCGAGTCTGCGGCCAGCATGCTTCACGACCAAAGGCACTGTCTTTTTCTTGATGCAGACAAGGTGCTGCCAAGCATACTGATTGATGGCTGGCCAGATCAGCAACGATTCAATGAAGTCATCGGCCATTTAATAAACTCCTTTAGCGCTGGCGCCGACAGGCACGTACGTGCGTTCGGTGAAATGGTGGCCTTGCTGTGCGAGCAAGGAAAACACGATGCGGCCATTCGTGTTGAAGAGTTATGGAACGGATTGGCCAAACATTATTCCTTTACACTGCTTTGTGGTTATCCCTTAAGCGTGTTTCCAGCTGACCAACATACCCGCGCCATCAATGACATTTGCCATTTGCACTCGCGTGTATGCCCAGCCGAAGCAGAGTACGGCGAATGCGTGACAGAGGAAGGCCACCTGACACTCGTCAGGTTACAGCATCAAACTTATGCGCTCAAGGCCGAGGCAGAACGGCGGAAAAGGGCTGAAGAAGCACTTCGCGATCATGAACGTCTACTGATCCAGCGAACGGACGCGCTGACGCAGGCAAATGTGCAGCTCAAGGATGAGGTGGAAAAGCGCAAGCGCAGCGAGAAAGAGCTGCTGCACACGCAGTACGTACTTACCCATGCCCAAAGCGTTGCGCATCTTGGAAGCTGGGAAATCGATGCTACTACCGCAGAGCTTACTTGCTCGGACGAGTTCTATCGGATATGTGGATTGGAACCGCAATCACGAAAGCTCGATCTGGAGTTCTCACTGAGTATCGTGCATCCTGATGACCAACAAGCAACACGAGCCGCCGTGGCAGCGACCAGGAAGCATGGACTACCGTATAACATCGAAAAAAGAATTATCCGGCCCGATGGCTCTGTGCGTTATGTGCTCAGCAAGGGCCATCCTGTCTACAATGAGAAACAAGAGCTCGTCACGATGATTGGCTCGTTTATGGACATTACTGAACGCAAGCTGGCTGAGCGGGCATTACAGCAATCACACGACGATTTGAGGCGTCTGACAGCACACCAGCAAAAACTCAAGGAAGAGGAGCGAAAACGCATTGCACGGGAAATTCATGACGAGTTGGGCGGCGTGCTTACCGGGCTGAAGGCCTACCTGACTGTCGCAATTCAGAACGCCGAAGACGCCGGCATGGCGCCTGACAAGCTTCTCATTGAGGCCTCCCATTTCATCGATGGCGCGGTTGAATCAGTCCGTCGGATTATTTCCGACTTGCGTCCTAGCGTACTTGATCAGCTCGGCGTCTGGGCAGCCATCGAGTGGTACGCGGACCGCATCGCTACACAAACCGGACTGTCATGCCAATGCATGATTACCAGAACGGCGGCTGACATCGAGCTTGATACAGAGCGAAGCACGATGCTGTTTCGCATCGTTCAGGAAGCGCTGACCAATGTCATTCGCCATGCAAACGCATCAGAAGTCAGAATTGGCGTCGGGTACCAGGACAATTGCATTATCATAGAAGTGGAAGACGACGGAAAAGGAATCGATACCGATAATTTTCCGCAAAGGGAATCATGGGGTATTCGCGGTATGTATGAACGGGTCAGGTACTTCGGTGGCGAATTCGTCATTACCGGAATGCCGGGACAGGGGACCATCCTGATGCTTAAGCTACCATTGCAAAGTCCCCATGTCTGTTAA
- the hemF gene encoding oxygen-dependent coproporphyrinogen oxidase, protein MTTSLTSADVKTYLLDLQARIVAAIEQVDGKSFLMDQWQRPHGEGPIAGGGISRILEEGNVIERGGVGFSHVSGTALPPSAAANRPELAGRAWEAMGVSLVLHPRNPYAPTVHMNVRFFIASAEGKEPVWWFGGGMDLTPYYGDESDVRHFHQSCRDALAPFGDDLHPRFKKWCDDYFYLKHRKEPRGVGGIFFDDFHELGLEQSFAMMKNVGDRFIDAYIPILAKHKDTPYGERERDFQAYRRGRYVEFNLVFDRGTLFGLQSGGRTESILMSMPPIVKWRYDWTPETGTPEAALYSDFLVPREWV, encoded by the coding sequence GTGACAACATCCCTTACTTCGGCCGACGTCAAAACCTACCTGCTCGACCTGCAGGCGCGCATCGTCGCCGCCATCGAGCAAGTCGACGGAAAGTCCTTTCTCATGGACCAGTGGCAACGTCCGCATGGCGAAGGGCCGATCGCCGGCGGCGGCATTTCCCGCATTCTCGAAGAAGGCAATGTGATCGAACGCGGCGGTGTCGGTTTTTCGCATGTGAGCGGCACCGCCTTGCCGCCGAGCGCCGCCGCGAACCGGCCGGAGCTGGCCGGGCGCGCGTGGGAAGCGATGGGCGTGTCGCTCGTGCTGCATCCACGCAATCCCTATGCGCCGACCGTGCATATGAATGTCCGGTTTTTCATCGCCAGCGCCGAAGGCAAGGAGCCGGTATGGTGGTTCGGCGGCGGCATGGATCTGACCCCCTATTACGGCGATGAAAGCGATGTCCGTCACTTCCATCAAAGCTGCCGCGACGCGCTGGCCCCCTTCGGAGACGATTTGCATCCGCGCTTCAAGAAATGGTGCGACGATTACTTTTATCTCAAGCATCGCAAGGAGCCGCGCGGCGTGGGCGGGATTTTCTTCGATGACTTCCATGAACTCGGTCTCGAACAGAGTTTTGCCATGATGAAAAACGTCGGCGACCGCTTCATCGATGCCTATATTCCCATCCTGGCCAAACACAAGGACACGCCCTATGGCGAACGCGAGCGCGACTTCCAGGCATACCGTCGCGGACGGTATGTGGAATTCAATCTGGTTTTCGATCGCGGCACTCTGTTCGGCCTGCAGTCTGGAGGACGGACCGAGTCCATCCTGATGTCGATGCCGCCCATCGTGAAATGGCGCTATGACTGGACACCGGAAACAGGTACGCCGGAAGCGGCGCTGTACTCCGATTTTCTGGTGCCGCGCGAATGGGTATAA
- a CDS encoding Maf family protein, with the protein MKPADYKIYLASKSPRRRELLRQIGVEFELLLLRDAAPRGPEVNEDVHPGEKAEDYVVRVTRAKAEFAAKMMMMRRLPIRPVMAADTTVVIDGRILGKPADQADAMDMLRALSGRTHQVLTSVALHRDEDNWQTLQTSEVRFAPISEDMIRAYCATSEPYDKAGGYGIQGLASVFIAHIAGSYTGIMGLPLHETASLLNQAGIPVLGPVR; encoded by the coding sequence ATGAAACCAGCAGACTACAAGATTTACCTCGCATCCAAGAGCCCGCGCCGTCGCGAGCTGCTGCGCCAGATCGGCGTCGAATTCGAATTGCTGCTTCTGCGCGACGCCGCGCCGCGCGGCCCGGAAGTCAACGAAGACGTGCATCCAGGTGAAAAGGCGGAAGACTATGTCGTGCGCGTCACGCGCGCAAAAGCGGAATTCGCCGCCAAGATGATGATGATGCGCCGGCTGCCGATTCGCCCGGTGATGGCGGCCGATACCACGGTGGTCATCGACGGCCGCATCCTCGGCAAACCCGCCGACCAGGCCGACGCGATGGACATGCTGCGTGCGCTCTCCGGCCGCACGCACCAGGTATTGACCAGCGTCGCCCTGCACCGTGACGAAGACAACTGGCAGACGCTGCAAACGTCCGAAGTGCGTTTTGCGCCGATATCGGAAGACATGATCCGCGCCTACTGCGCGACGTCTGAGCCTTATGACAAGGCCGGCGGCTACGGCATACAGGGGTTGGCTTCGGTATTCATCGCGCATATTGCGGGCAGCTATACAGGCATCATGGGCTTGCCGCTGCATGAAACGGCAAGCCTGCTGAATCAGGCAGGCATACCGGTACTGGGACCGGTCCGCTGA